In the genome of Saccopteryx leptura isolate mSacLep1 chromosome 10, mSacLep1_pri_phased_curated, whole genome shotgun sequence, one region contains:
- the ANAPC13 gene encoding anaphase-promoting complex subunit 13: MDSEVQRDGRILDLIDDAWREDKLPYEDVAIPLNELPEPEQDNGGTTESVKEQEMKWTDLALQYLHENVPPIGN; the protein is encoded by the exons ATGGACAGTGAAGTACAGAGAGATGGCAGGATCTTGGATCTGATTGACGACGCTTGGCGGGAAGACAAGCTGCCTTACGAGGATGTTGCTATACCACTG AATGAGCTTCCTGAACCTGAACAGGACAACGGTGGCACCACAGAGTCCGTTAAAGAACAGGAAATGAAGTGGACGGACTTGGCCTTACAGTATCTCCACGAGAATGTGCCCCCCATAGGAAACTGA